ATTACAATATCGACACCGGGCTGGTGGAGATCGTATAAGATTTCAGGTGCGTGCTGTTTTTTTCGGCAGCCAGTAGTATTTCAGGAACAATCCGCCTGCGATCGTCAGGCCGCTTAAAAGCTGTCCCATGCTGAAAAGGCCAAGGATCTGGCCTATCTGGACATCCGGTTCCCTGAAAAATTCACAGAAGATCCTGAAACATCCGTAGAGGATCAGGAACAGGGCAAAGACATCGCCCTCGCGCCGCTTCATATCCTTATAAATCCAGAGTATTACAAAGAGAAGGAATCCTTCAAAAAAGGCCTCGTACAACTGTGACGGGTGACGCGGGGCGTTGCCGCCATTAGGAAATATCATGGCCCACGGCACGTCGGAGGGCCTTCCGAACAGCTCACCGTTGATGAAGTTGCCGAGCCTGCCGAACCCTATACCGATAGGGCAGGTAGGGATTATAAGGTCAATGATCAGAAAAAAATCGAGCTTTTTCCTCTTTATATAAATATATCCGGCAACAAAGGCCCCTATGAGTCCCCCGTGAAAAGACATCCCGCCGTGCCAGAGAACAAATATTTCCAAAGGATTTTTGAAATAGAACGGTAGATTATAAAAAAGAATGTATCCGAGCCTCGCGCCGATGATAAGCCCGACGATGAGATAGAAATAGAGGTCGTCTATCCTGGTCCGTTCGATCTTGAGGGCCCTTTTTTTCAACTGGTAAATGGTCAGCAGGTACGAAGAGGCAAAACCAATAACATACATGAGGCCATACCACCGCAGTGAAAAAGGTCCTATCTTGATAATCGCGGGATCTATGTGAGGATATTTGATCATTGTTATATCAGATTCTCCTTTATCACCTTCCACAAGTCACCGGCTTGCTTAAAAACAATTCCCTGCAAACCAAAACCTATTGCCGTCTCTACATATCGCTTTATGTCATCGATAAACAGGATTTCGCTTCTTTTCACATCCGTTCTTTTGAAGATCTCGTCATATATCCTCTGCTTCGGCTTCTTTGCACCGATCTCGAAGGAGAGTATCCACTCCTCCATTAAATGCACGATCGGGTAGAGCTCCGTGATATAGGTAAAATGAAGCTCGTTCGTATTGCTGAGAAGAAAAAGAGGATATCCTTTGCCTTTCAGGTAGAGGATGATATCATTCACTTCGGGATCTTCCCGGAAGATAGGGTTCCATATATCCTTGAATTCCTCAAAGTCTATCTCAAGCTTATACCTTTCCTTCAACTTCACAAAAAAATCGAGGGAAGACATCAAGCCTTCTTCATAGGCATTGATGAGACCGTTCTCCATATCAAACATATACCTGAAGATCTCATCAGGAGAAAACCGTCCTGCTACCCTGGACACCTCATGGAGCTTGTACACGATCTGCCTGTGTTCAAAAGGGAGGATCACATTGCCGAGATCAAAAACAAACAACTTAATCATAGGGAAATACCTTCAGGGGGTTCAGTGGGGCATAGAGATGATAGGGATCTTCAAGATGCCTCCAGCCTGCAATATGGAGGAACCTCTTATCGGGAGAGTGTTTCATCAGAAGAGTCAGCCTGTCAGCCATATATTTGTCACGGACATACATCTCTTCGTCATAAGGGACGCTCTTTAAACCGGAATTAAAAAAGAGCCGCGCCATTGCCGCCTCACAGGAGCCGTTCCCGGCATCGGTACCAGTCAAAAGCCTCTCGATGTTGTCTGCGTCAAACAATTCTTCAGCCTTCTGTAATTTTAAGTAAGAAAAGAGATCCATATCAATTAAATAGAACGGGATATGCTGTTCAATGGAATATTCGGAAACGATCTCATATTCGTTTGGCATGTTCATGAAAGATTCCAGATTTTCCACAGCAGCTTCATTATACGATCTCTTATCATTTTTCAGTTTTTTAAGGACTTCGTCAATACGTTTTTTATATCTGTCACGATTTTCTTTCCGGAACATCAGCCCGTACTGTGAAAATTCCAGGGTAATGATATCGGGCCCGATATGGGCAATCCACCGGGGGAGCAGCACGGGATTCCTTGTATCCCTGTGGATCACGCCAAGCATGTAAAACCTGTGGTCACGATCCGGGTCAATGGTCGTTGCCATAGTGTACAATTAACACATACAGGAAATCCTGTTTCAATAAAAATATGAATGAAGGGAATTTCCTTTTTTCTTGCCATAGCTTTTCCCATACTATATAACGAAGTGTATGGATATCATCGACGTCCATATTCATGCCGGCCACATGCATGAATGGACTGATCCGGCAAAACGGCTCTGGATGGACGCCGGTCCCTACGCGCCCGAGATATACGACGAAGCGGGGAACCAGCTGTCACGGGAATACGGGGATGTGATAAAGCGGGAGGGAGTTTTCGGCGGTATCCTGATCCCCGAATATTCACCCCATACCGCAGGGGTCATGCCCTTTGAAAGGGCGCTCGAGATCAACGCCATACATCCTGAATTTATCCCCATCGCGAACCTCAACCCTAACTACCATGACGACCTTGCGGGCGCCTTTGAAGACCAGTTGAAGAAGGGCGCCAGGGGGCTCAAGATACACCCCATCCACGGCCTCTTTTACGCCAATGACCAAAGGCTCTACCCCATCTATGAGCATTGTGAGAAAACAGGGTTGCCTGTCTTTTTCCACGCAGGCACAAGCCTCATCAAGGGCTCAAAGGTGCGCTATTCTGACCCTTATACCTTTGATGACGTGATCAGCGATTTCCCTGATATGAAGGTCATCCTCTCCCACGGCGGCCGCGTCTTCTGGTACCAGATAGCGGAATTCCTCGCGAAAAGCCTTGAGAACGTCTATATCGACGTGTCGGGATTGCCTCCGCAGAACCTGCTCCAGTATTTTCCGTCCATGGCGAAGTTCAGCCACAAGTACCTCTTCGGCACCGACTTCCCCGCTGTTCCGGGGATCCGTAAGAATTACGATGTGATCTACTATCTCGTGGGCGACGAGAAGGCAATGTCCCGCATAGGCTTCCGGAATGCCTACGACCTCTTCGGCTTCTGGAAGGAAGGGATATTCGAGGCAAGGGACGAAGAAAAGGTCTTCAAAGTAGTCAACGACGGCGCAACACGGTACAGGGGTGTGATCCCGGAGGATCGCTATCATGAGCCTTACATGCCGATGGAGGAGCTGACGGGAGAGATGCGCAGGATGCGCTTTTACGGCTACAGGAAGGATCTGAAGCTCCTTGGCGTCATGGGGAAAGAGCGCATCAAAGATGCGACCCTCATACGCCACGCGTACGTGGGCATGGAGCACCAGGG
The genomic region above belongs to Syntrophorhabdaceae bacterium and contains:
- the lgt gene encoding prolipoprotein diacylglyceryl transferase, with product MIKYPHIDPAIIKIGPFSLRWYGLMYVIGFASSYLLTIYQLKKRALKIERTRIDDLYFYLIVGLIIGARLGYILFYNLPFYFKNPLEIFVLWHGGMSFHGGLIGAFVAGYIYIKRKKLDFFLIIDLIIPTCPIGIGFGRLGNFINGELFGRPSDVPWAMIFPNGGNAPRHPSQLYEAFFEGFLLFVILWIYKDMKRREGDVFALFLILYGCFRIFCEFFREPDVQIGQILGLFSMGQLLSGLTIAGGLFLKYYWLPKKTART
- a CDS encoding HAD family phosphatase, with translation MIKLFVFDLGNVILPFEHRQIVYKLHEVSRVAGRFSPDEIFRYMFDMENGLINAYEEGLMSSLDFFVKLKERYKLEIDFEEFKDIWNPIFREDPEVNDIILYLKGKGYPLFLLSNTNELHFTYITELYPIVHLMEEWILSFEIGAKKPKQRIYDEIFKRTDVKRSEILFIDDIKRYVETAIGFGLQGIVFKQAGDLWKVIKENLI
- a CDS encoding GNAT family N-acetyltransferase yields the protein MDIIDVHIHAGHMHEWTDPAKRLWMDAGPYAPEIYDEAGNQLSREYGDVIKREGVFGGILIPEYSPHTAGVMPFERALEINAIHPEFIPIANLNPNYHDDLAGAFEDQLKKGARGLKIHPIHGLFYANDQRLYPIYEHCEKTGLPVFFHAGTSLIKGSKVRYSDPYTFDDVISDFPDMKVILSHGGRVFWYQIAEFLAKSLENVYIDVSGLPPQNLLQYFPSMAKFSHKYLFGTDFPAVPGIRKNYDVIYYLVGDEKAMSRIGFRNAYDLFGFWKEGIFEARDEEKVFKVVNDGATRYRGVIPEDRYHEPYMPMEELTGEMRRMRFYGYRKDLKLLGVMGKERIKDATLIRHAYVGMEHQGKGIGSKLLAFIEKQVDTEWLLIGTWKAATWAIDFYKKHGYEVMPDKDGLLRKYWSIPDRQIETSIVLGKKIK